The following is a genomic window from Amycolatopsis acidiphila.
GGCGAACGACAGGCGAGCCGGGCGACCAACGGGCTCACACCGCTGTGGTGGCATCACCCCGCCAGCCTCACGGAACCACCGCCAGCCCACCGTCTTCGACACGCCGACCGTCGCGGCAGCGGTGTCGATGATCTGGCCTCCACGGATCCGCTCCCAGAACAAGCGCTGAACCTCGACCGATATCGCAGGACGCCCCAACACAAAACCCCTCGTCATGGCGGGTGTTGCACTGACCCCTTGAACCTAAGCCGCGCTCAAGCCCGTCTACCTCGCCGTCATGAGCCTCGACCCGACCGGCACCGGCCGCAAACGCTGGACCATGCGGTGGAAACCCGCGTTGAACGCCTTCGAGATCGCCTTCGACGGCAGACTCGCCGCCAGACGCAAGTAGCTTCCTCAACCCCGAGTTACACCGCTCGTTTGGCTCTGGCACGGATCCGGTGGTGACGATGCGTGTCCGATTCGGTGCTGTGCCAGGGTGAGCGCCGTGCGCTGGTGATCAACTTCTTGCGTTGGTGTTCTCGGGGCTGTCGTCCCTGGTCCTCGATGGCGTCGACGATGAGGCTGGGGTGCTCGTGGTGCGGGCATCGACGCGGCCCGGTCCTGTGGACTGCCCGGACTGCGGGGTGGCGACGGGGCGAGTGCACGGCTATGTCGTCCGGCAAGTGGTCGATGTGCCGGTTGACGGGCGGCGGGTGCTGATACGGCTGCGGATTCGACGGATGCGCTGCGGGCATCTCGGGTGCTTGCGGCAGACGTTCCGTGAGCAGCCCGTTGGCATCGTGCAGCGATATCAGCGTCGAACTGTTCGGCTGGCCGCGCACGTGGCGAGCGTTGCGCGGGAATTGGCCGGTCGTGCAAGCGCCCGGGTCCTGGCCGCCGTCGGTGTGGTGCTGTCGAGGCAGACCGCGCTGCGGGCGCTGCTGCAGTTGCCGTTGCCGACCAGGTCGGTGCCCCGGGTGATCGGGGTGGACGACTTTGCCCTGCGTAAGCGGCAACGCTACGCCACCGTGATCATCAACGCGGAAACCGGCGAGCGGGTTGAGGTGTTGCCAGGCCGCACAGCAGAGGTGCTGGAGGCCTGGCTGCGGGAGCATCCCGGTGTGGAGGTGGTGTGCCGGGATGGTTCGGCCACCTATGCCCAGGCGATCCGTCGAGCCCTGCCCGACGCGGTGCAGGTTGGCGACCGCTGGCATCTGTGGCACAACCTCGCCGAGGTCGTGTTGAAGGAGGTCGCCGCGCACAGCACCTGCTGGGGCAAGACCGGTCCGCCACTGCGCGAGGGCGCGCGAGCGGTGACCACCCGCCAACGCTGGCAACAGATCCACGACCTGCTCAAGCACGGCGTGGGGCTGCTCGAAATCGCACGCCGGCTGAACCTGGCAATGAACACAGTGAAGCGATACGCCCGCATCGATCAACCCGACCGGCTTGTTCGCGCACCGCAGTACCGGCCCACCCTCGTCGACCCATTCCGTGACTACCTGCGTGGCCGCCGCCGCGAGGACCCGGCCGTGCCCGTGCATCAGCTGATGGCAGAGATCAAACAGCGCGGCTACACCGGAAGCCACAATCTGCTGTATCGCTACATCACCCAA
Proteins encoded in this region:
- a CDS encoding ISL3 family transposase; the protein is MVFSGLSSLVLDGVDDEAGVLVVRASTRPGPVDCPDCGVATGRVHGYVVRQVVDVPVDGRRVLIRLRIRRMRCGHLGCLRQTFREQPVGIVQRYQRRTVRLAAHVASVARELAGRASARVLAAVGVVLSRQTALRALLQLPLPTRSVPRVIGVDDFALRKRQRYATVIINAETGERVEVLPGRTAEVLEAWLREHPGVEVVCRDGSATYAQAIRRALPDAVQVGDRWHLWHNLAEVVLKEVAAHSTCWGKTGPPLREGARAVTTRQRWQQIHDLLKHGVGLLEIARRLNLAMNTVKRYARIDQPDRLVRAPQYRPTLVDPFRDYLRGRRREDPAVPVHQLMAEIKQRGYTGSHNLLYRYITQGRVESDRPAISPKRLTRYLLTRPDKLQDRQRERLEAAVSACREMTALATLVGDFAALLTPTTGNDDRLSDWIDRARAEDLPHLHAYTRGLEFDREAVNAALTQPFHNGRTEGVNTKTKMIKRQMYGRAGFPLLRHRILLG